One part of the Anopheles coustani chromosome 2, idAnoCousDA_361_x.2, whole genome shotgun sequence genome encodes these proteins:
- the LOC131266602 gene encoding E3 SUMO-protein ligase PIAS1 isoform X4: MRKTRQAAEFSELRDLVHQLRVSDLQQLLAENNISRSGRKSELIERVLILLRQNISVLRHKVRELHRKAQQEAQEVAAANSISAGSDQLAANVLQSVQNNPRAVQTLLASGGPHLNATTNGALVNNNIHGVSNSRTVPGMYQQQYNNAVTNDNRVSTVHGNGMEIPPYNFPVHNDVKLKKLAFFDVLATLLKPSTLMPSNNTQRNQEGSFYFHLTPQQAEDIALHRDYRNLSKVEHVIQVQLRFCLLETSCEQEDYFPPNIVVKVNNKLCTLPNPIPTNKPGVDPKRPPRPVNITPHVKISPLLANHISVSWNTEYNRCYAAACYLVRKLCSVTLLQRMKQKGVKAADYTRALIKEKLNEDADSEIATTMLKVSLICPLGKMRMTTPCRASTCSHLQCFDASLYLQMNERKPTWNCPVCDKPAVYDNLVIDGYFQEVLASTKLSPEDTEIQLHKDGSWSTHIKQSESLDDSVGKVVQKVEVISDDIEVITTDPPKHSIVAQASVISTNEPSSTSGETVDLTISDSDDDAPKKKPANNRSNSSSNNPTSSSSSAAHAGTSSAGNGSVTRSKLNEKHHPVGSESVVITEEILDSEDN; the protein is encoded by the exons ATGAGAAAAACGCGGCAAGCCGCTGAATTTTCTGAACTGAGG GATTTGGTGCATCAACTCAGAGTGTCAGATCTACAACAGTTGCTTGCGGAGAATAACATCAGCCGTAGTGGTCGCAAATCCGAGTTGATAGAGCGGGTTCTTATATTGCTGCGACAAAATATTTCCGTACTGAGGCATAAAGTGCGTGAGTTGCATCGTAAAGC TCAACAGGAGGCGCAAGAGGTGGCGGCCGCGAACAGCATCTCGGCAGGGTCGGATCAGCTCGCAGCCAACGTATTGCAGTCGGTGCAAAACAATCCACGAGCAGTGCAAACGCTGTTAGCCTCTGGTGGGCCCCATCTCAACGCCACCACTAACGGTGCTCTCGTCAACAACAATATTCACGGTGTAAGCAACTCCCGTACGGTTCCAGGGATGTACCAGCAGCAGTACAATAACGCCGTAACAAACGACAACCGCGTCAGTACGGTACATGgcaatggaatggaaattcCTCCTTACAATTTCCCAGTACACAACGATGTGAAGCTTAAAAAGCTTGCCTTTTTCGATGTCCTGGCCACGCTGCTGAAACCATCCACGCTAATGCCCAGCAATAACACGCAGCGTAACCAAGAAGGATCGTTTTACTTCCATCTAACGCCGCAGCAAGCGGAGGACATCGCACTTCACCGGGACTACCGTAATCTGTCTAAAGTTGAGCACGTCATACAAGTACAGTTGCGGTTTTGTCTACTTGAGACATCGTGCGAGCAAGAGGACTACTTCCCGCCGAATATTGTAGTGAAAGTGAACAATAAGCTCTGCACCCTGCCG AACCCCATTCCTACCAACAAACCTGGCGTCGACCCAAAAAGACCACCGAGGCCAGTAAACATAACACCACACGTGAAGATATCGCCGCTGTTGGCAAATCACATCTCCGTCTCTTGGAACACGGAGTACAATCGGTGTTACGCGGCCGCCTGTTATTTGGTGCGCAAATTATGCTCCGTTACGCTGCTGCAGCGCATGAAGCAAAAAGGTGTCAAGGCAGCGGACTATACGCGTGCGCTGA tcAAAGAAAAACTCAACGAGGACGCAGACTCGGAAATAGCTACTACGATGCTAAAAGTGTCATTGATTTGTCCTCTCGGAAAAATGCGCATGACTACTCCATGCCG AGCTTCCACCTGCTCTCATCTTCAGTGCTTCGATGCTTCATTGTATCTACAGATGAATGAAAGGAAACCTACCTGGAATTGTCCGGTGTGTGACAAACCGGCGGTATATGACAATTTAGTGATCGATGG TTACTTTCAAGAGGTACTAGCATCGACCAAACTTTCACCAGAGGACACGGAAATACAGTTGCACAAGGATGGATCGTGGAGTACGCACATCAAGCAAAGCGAATCGCTCGATGACTCGGTTGGTAAAGTGGTGCAGAAAGTGGAAGTCATATCGGACGATATTG AAGTAATAACTACGGATCCTCCGAAACATAGCATTGTGGCACAGGCATCCGTCATCTCGACCAACGAACCCAGCTCGACGTCGGGTGAAACG GTCGATCTTACAATCAGTGATTCCGATGACGAtgctccgaaaaaaaaaccggcaaaCAATCGCTCGAACAGTAGCTCTAATAATCCAACATCCTCCTCATCTTCTGCCGCTCATGCTGGAACTTCCTCTGCTGGTAATGGTTCAGTTACTCGCTCAAAACTAAACG AAAAACACCACCCCGTTGGAAGCGAGAGTGTGGTCATCACCGAAGAGATATTAGATAGCGAAGATAATTAA
- the LOC131266602 gene encoding E3 SUMO-protein ligase PIAS1 isoform X2, whose amino-acid sequence MRKTRQAAEFSELRDLVHQLRVSDLQQLLAENNISRSGRKSELIERVLILLRQNISVLRHKVRELHRKAQQEAQEVAAANSISAGSDQLAANVLQSVQNNPRAVQTLLASGGPHLNATTNGALVNNNIHGVSNSRTVPGMYQQQYNNAVTNDNRVSTVHGNGMEIPPYNFPVHNDVKLKKLAFFDVLATLLKPSTLMPSNNTQRNQEGSFYFHLTPQQAEDIALHRDYRNLSKVEHVIQVQLRFCLLETSCEQEDYFPPNIVVKVNNKLCTLPNPIPTNKPGVDPKRPPRPVNITPHVKISPLLANHISVSWNTEYNRCYAAACYLVRKLCSVTLLQRMKQKGVKAADYTRALIKEKLNEDADSEIATTMLKVSLICPLGKMRMTTPCRASTCSHLQCFDASLYLQMNERKPTWNCPVCDKPAVYDNLVIDGYFQEVLASTKLSPEDTEIQLHKDGSWSTHIKQSESLDDSVGKVVQKVEVISDDIEVITTDPPKHSIVAQASVISTNEPSSTSGETVDLTISDSDDDAPKKKPANNRSNSSSNNPTSSSSSAAHAGTSSAGNGSVTRSKLNEDPSSSVISLDSPSPPSTPNPSQNGSNNDVSSTTTPSLAYHALTQQQQSALASDQLNFQYNPLALQSLYDYISRT is encoded by the exons ATGAGAAAAACGCGGCAAGCCGCTGAATTTTCTGAACTGAGG GATTTGGTGCATCAACTCAGAGTGTCAGATCTACAACAGTTGCTTGCGGAGAATAACATCAGCCGTAGTGGTCGCAAATCCGAGTTGATAGAGCGGGTTCTTATATTGCTGCGACAAAATATTTCCGTACTGAGGCATAAAGTGCGTGAGTTGCATCGTAAAGC TCAACAGGAGGCGCAAGAGGTGGCGGCCGCGAACAGCATCTCGGCAGGGTCGGATCAGCTCGCAGCCAACGTATTGCAGTCGGTGCAAAACAATCCACGAGCAGTGCAAACGCTGTTAGCCTCTGGTGGGCCCCATCTCAACGCCACCACTAACGGTGCTCTCGTCAACAACAATATTCACGGTGTAAGCAACTCCCGTACGGTTCCAGGGATGTACCAGCAGCAGTACAATAACGCCGTAACAAACGACAACCGCGTCAGTACGGTACATGgcaatggaatggaaattcCTCCTTACAATTTCCCAGTACACAACGATGTGAAGCTTAAAAAGCTTGCCTTTTTCGATGTCCTGGCCACGCTGCTGAAACCATCCACGCTAATGCCCAGCAATAACACGCAGCGTAACCAAGAAGGATCGTTTTACTTCCATCTAACGCCGCAGCAAGCGGAGGACATCGCACTTCACCGGGACTACCGTAATCTGTCTAAAGTTGAGCACGTCATACAAGTACAGTTGCGGTTTTGTCTACTTGAGACATCGTGCGAGCAAGAGGACTACTTCCCGCCGAATATTGTAGTGAAAGTGAACAATAAGCTCTGCACCCTGCCG AACCCCATTCCTACCAACAAACCTGGCGTCGACCCAAAAAGACCACCGAGGCCAGTAAACATAACACCACACGTGAAGATATCGCCGCTGTTGGCAAATCACATCTCCGTCTCTTGGAACACGGAGTACAATCGGTGTTACGCGGCCGCCTGTTATTTGGTGCGCAAATTATGCTCCGTTACGCTGCTGCAGCGCATGAAGCAAAAAGGTGTCAAGGCAGCGGACTATACGCGTGCGCTGA tcAAAGAAAAACTCAACGAGGACGCAGACTCGGAAATAGCTACTACGATGCTAAAAGTGTCATTGATTTGTCCTCTCGGAAAAATGCGCATGACTACTCCATGCCG AGCTTCCACCTGCTCTCATCTTCAGTGCTTCGATGCTTCATTGTATCTACAGATGAATGAAAGGAAACCTACCTGGAATTGTCCGGTGTGTGACAAACCGGCGGTATATGACAATTTAGTGATCGATGG TTACTTTCAAGAGGTACTAGCATCGACCAAACTTTCACCAGAGGACACGGAAATACAGTTGCACAAGGATGGATCGTGGAGTACGCACATCAAGCAAAGCGAATCGCTCGATGACTCGGTTGGTAAAGTGGTGCAGAAAGTGGAAGTCATATCGGACGATATTG AAGTAATAACTACGGATCCTCCGAAACATAGCATTGTGGCACAGGCATCCGTCATCTCGACCAACGAACCCAGCTCGACGTCGGGTGAAACG GTCGATCTTACAATCAGTGATTCCGATGACGAtgctccgaaaaaaaaaccggcaaaCAATCGCTCGAACAGTAGCTCTAATAATCCAACATCCTCCTCATCTTCTGCCGCTCATGCTGGAACTTCCTCTGCTGGTAATGGTTCAGTTACTCGCTCAAAACTAAACG AGGATCCTTCATCATCAGTAATATCGCTTGATTCACCTTCCCCACCTTCGACACCGAATCCGTCACAAAATGGCAGCAATAACG ACGTTTCCTCGACCACCACACCGTCGTTGGCATACCATGCCCTgactcagcagcagcagtctgCTCTTGCTTCGGATCAGCTGAATTTCCAGTACAATCCTCTTGCCCTGCAAAG TTTGTATGATTATATCTCAAGGACATGA
- the LOC131266086 gene encoding calnexin-like: MMKLHRPRWSALPFRAVLLCAVLVLNCSTVYGDDEGSADVENALSEDAELYVTPKVDASRVYFAEHFDDLFDDVEKRWTKSKAIKDDAAEEVAKYDGEWSVEQPQRPILSNDFGLVLKSKAKHAAISSRLNRPFVFNEKPLVVQYEVNLQEGQECGGSYIKLLSAGDETKDLKNFHDKTPYTIMFGPDKCGNDVKLHFIFRHVNPVNGTITEKHCNKQKDRLDDPFKDKRPHLYQLIVRPDNTYTINVDHKPINEGSLLTSFTPAVNPPAEIDDPEDRKPQNWDDREKIPDPDATKPDDWNEDEPAQIADPKASKPAGWLDDVEEMVPDSNAVKPDDWDNDMDGEWEPPLIPNPLCEKAVGCGLWKPPMIANPSYKGKWRPPLIANVNYQGKWAPRKIPNPDFFEDLTPFRMISIAAVGIEIWSMSNDILFDNILISDDVAVADEWAAQTFDLKVRTLDRQAETVVSRVLKYCNNNPWMWAVLVVVVGLPVALMIYFLCFAKADAKAEVGRRKKMEDSPIPSGEHEDEELKQDTDMPPLLRSTSSADGSSNAEVDDDQDDEDDEAEEEDDDEEVELAPEVTAREEEASSSDAPVDSKYVEGGEGVKKRKARKD; the protein is encoded by the exons ATGATGAAATTGCACAGGCCTCGGTGGTCGGCACTGCCGTTCCGAGCCGTTTTACTGTGTGCCGTACTGGTGTTAAACTGTTCCACTGTTTACGGTGACGATGAAGGTTCTGCGGATGTTGAAAACGCG CTTTCGGAGGATGCGGAGCTGTACGTAACGCCGAAGGTCGATGCATCTCGTGTGTACTTTGCAGAGCATTTCGACGATCTCTTTGACGATGTAGAAAAACGGTGGACCAAGTCGAAAGCTATAAAAGATGACGCAGCCGAAGAGGTGGCCAAGTACGATGGCGAATGGTCCGTGGAGCAACCACAACGGCCTATCCTATCGAACGACTTCGGTCTGGTGTTGAAATCAAAAGCAAAGCATGCTGCTATATCATCTCGTCTCAATCGCCCCTTTGTGTTCAATGAAAAACCACTGGTCGTGCAGTACGAAGTGAATCTGCAGGAAGGGCAAGAATGTGGCGGATCCTACATAAAACTGCTTTCAGCTGGAGACGAAACGAAAGATTTGAAGAAT ttTCACGATAAGACTCCATACACCATCATGTTTGGGCCGGATAAGTGCGGCAACGATGTTAAGCTTCACTTCATCTTCCGCCACGTGAATCCTGTGAATGGTACCATCACCGAGAAACATTGCAACAAGCAGAA GGACAGACTAGATGACCCTTTCAAAGATAAACGACCACATCTATACCAGCTGATCGTACGCCCGGATAATACGTACACAATAAACGTGGACCATAAACCCATTAATGAAGGATCGCTCTTGACCAGTTTTACACCAGCCGTGAATCCTCCGGCCGAGATTGACGATCCTGAAGATCGTAAGCCACAAAACTGGGACGATCGTGAGAAAATACCGGATCCGGACGCAACCAAGCCCGACGACTGGAACGAAGACGAACCGGCGCAGATCGCGGATCCGAAGGCTTCCAAGCCTGCCGGTTGGCTCGACGATGTCGAGGAAATGGTACCTGATAGCAATGCCGTTAAACCAGACGACTGGGATAACGATATGGACGGCGAATGGGAACCTCCGCTCATCCCGAACCCATTGTGCGAGAAGGCGGTCGGATGTGGTCTGTGGAAACCGCCGATGATTGCTAACCCGAGCTATAAGGGCAAATGGCGTCCGCCGCTTATTGCCAACGTCAACTATCAGGGCAAGTGGGCTCCGCGAAAGATACCGAATCCAGACTTTTTCGAGGATTTGACTCCCTTCCGGATGATTTCGATT gcTGCCGTCGGTATTGAAATTTGGTCGATGTCGAATGATATTCTTTTCGACAATATTCTCATAAGTGATGATGTGGCCGTTGCTGATGAATGGGCTGCGCAAACGTTTGATCTCAAAGTTAGGACGCTCGATCGGCAAGCG GAAACAGTCGTCTCCCGTGTGCTGAAGTACTGCAATAACAACCCATGGATGTGGGCAGTGTTGGTAGTGGTCGTAGGTTTGCCAGTTGCGCTCATGATTTATTTCTTGTGCTTCGCCAAG GCTGATGCGAAGGCAGAAGTTGGACGtaggaagaaaatggaagacAGTCCAATACCTTCGGGCGAGCATGAGGACGAAGAACTCAAACAAGACACCGATATGCCGCCATTGCTACGATCCACGAGCAGTGCTGATGGATCGTCCAATGCTGAAGTCGACGATGATCAGGACGATGAGGATGACGAAGCTGAagaggaggacgacgacgaggaggtgGAACTTGCACCGGAGGTAACTGCACGGGAAGAAGAAGCATCGTCTAGTGACGCACCGGTAGATAGTAAGTACGTAGAAGGCGGCGAAggtgttaaaaaaagaaaagcccgGAAGGATTAG
- the LOC131266087 gene encoding protein lethal(2)essential for life-like: protein MAIIPIFYRNWWDDEFDRPFRASRLMDPQFGSAANDDDLLTALAAATGILQHRAHQQHQHRHHPLHRIHQNQQPGRYNRPWHSSCVATKRDSGSTVNVTNDKFQINLDVQQFSPEEISVKYVDKSVVVEGKHEEKQDEHGYISRHFVRRYMLPNGHNENDIVSSLSSDGILTITCPKKEIEKKEERAIPITHTGQPMKKLEGGHSAKENGKAKAEGEKMES from the coding sequence ATGGCAATCATTCCGATTTTCTATCGCAACTGGTGGGACGATGAGTTTGATCGTCCGTTTCGAGCAAGTCGTTTGATGGATCCGCAGTTTGGAAGTGCAGCCAATGACGATGACCTGCTTACCGCATTGGCCGCCGCAACAGGAATTCTGCAGCACAGAGCtcatcaacaacatcagcaCCGTCATCATCCCTTGCATCGTATTCATCAAAATCAGCAACCGGGTCGCTACAACCGGCCCTGGCACAGCTCCTGCGTGGCCACTAAACGAGACAGCGGCTCGACGGTGAACGTCACAAACGACAAATTCCAAATCAACCTGGACGTGCAGCAGTTCTCGCCGGAGGAAATCTCGGTGAAGTACGTGGACAAGAGCGTTGTGGTCGAGGGCAAGCATGAGGAGAAACAGGATGAGCATGGCTACATCTCGCGACACTTCGTACGGCGATACATGCTACCAAACGGCCATAACGAAAACGATATCGTGTCCTCGCTTTCCTCCGACGGCATCCTGACCATCACTTGTCCTAAGAAGGAGATCGAGAAGAAGGAGGAAAGAGCCATTCCAATCACGCACACCGGTCAGCCCATGAAGAAGCTGGAGGGCGGACACTCTgccaaagaaaatggaaaagctaAGGCCGAAGGGGAGAAGATGGAATCTTAA
- the LOC131266602 gene encoding E3 SUMO-protein ligase PIAS1 isoform X3, with the protein MRKTRQAAEFSELRDLVHQLRVSDLQQLLAENNISRSGRKSELIERVLILLRQNISVLRHKVRELHRKAQQEAQEVAAANSISAGSDQLAANVLQSVQNNPRAVQTLLASGMYQQQYNNAVTNDNRVSTVHGNGMEIPPYNFPVHNDVKLKKLAFFDVLATLLKPSTLMPSNNTQRNQEGSFYFHLTPQQAEDIALHRDYRNLSKVEHVIQVQLRFCLLETSCEQEDYFPPNIVVKVNNKLCTLPNPIPTNKPGVDPKRPPRPVNITPHVKISPLLANHISVSWNTEYNRCYAAACYLVRKLCSVTLLQRMKQKGVKAADYTRALIKEKLNEDADSEIATTMLKVSLICPLGKMRMTTPCRASTCSHLQCFDASLYLQMNERKPTWNCPVCDKPAVYDNLVIDGYFQEVLASTKLSPEDTEIQLHKDGSWSTHIKQSESLDDSVGKVVQKVEVISDDIEVITTDPPKHSIVAQASVISTNEPSSTSGETVDLTISDSDDDAPKKKPANNRSNSSSNNPTSSSSSAAHAGTSSAGNGSVTRSKLNVSEDPSSSVISLDSPSPPSTPNPSQNGSNNDVSSTTTPSLAYHALTQQQQSALASDQLNFQYNPLALQSLYDYISRT; encoded by the exons ATGAGAAAAACGCGGCAAGCCGCTGAATTTTCTGAACTGAGG GATTTGGTGCATCAACTCAGAGTGTCAGATCTACAACAGTTGCTTGCGGAGAATAACATCAGCCGTAGTGGTCGCAAATCCGAGTTGATAGAGCGGGTTCTTATATTGCTGCGACAAAATATTTCCGTACTGAGGCATAAAGTGCGTGAGTTGCATCGTAAAGC TCAACAGGAGGCGCAAGAGGTGGCGGCCGCGAACAGCATCTCGGCAGGGTCGGATCAGCTCGCAGCCAACGTATTGCAGTCGGTGCAAAACAATCCACGAGCAGTGCAAACGCTGTTAGCCTCTG GGATGTACCAGCAGCAGTACAATAACGCCGTAACAAACGACAACCGCGTCAGTACGGTACATGgcaatggaatggaaattcCTCCTTACAATTTCCCAGTACACAACGATGTGAAGCTTAAAAAGCTTGCCTTTTTCGATGTCCTGGCCACGCTGCTGAAACCATCCACGCTAATGCCCAGCAATAACACGCAGCGTAACCAAGAAGGATCGTTTTACTTCCATCTAACGCCGCAGCAAGCGGAGGACATCGCACTTCACCGGGACTACCGTAATCTGTCTAAAGTTGAGCACGTCATACAAGTACAGTTGCGGTTTTGTCTACTTGAGACATCGTGCGAGCAAGAGGACTACTTCCCGCCGAATATTGTAGTGAAAGTGAACAATAAGCTCTGCACCCTGCCG AACCCCATTCCTACCAACAAACCTGGCGTCGACCCAAAAAGACCACCGAGGCCAGTAAACATAACACCACACGTGAAGATATCGCCGCTGTTGGCAAATCACATCTCCGTCTCTTGGAACACGGAGTACAATCGGTGTTACGCGGCCGCCTGTTATTTGGTGCGCAAATTATGCTCCGTTACGCTGCTGCAGCGCATGAAGCAAAAAGGTGTCAAGGCAGCGGACTATACGCGTGCGCTGA tcAAAGAAAAACTCAACGAGGACGCAGACTCGGAAATAGCTACTACGATGCTAAAAGTGTCATTGATTTGTCCTCTCGGAAAAATGCGCATGACTACTCCATGCCG AGCTTCCACCTGCTCTCATCTTCAGTGCTTCGATGCTTCATTGTATCTACAGATGAATGAAAGGAAACCTACCTGGAATTGTCCGGTGTGTGACAAACCGGCGGTATATGACAATTTAGTGATCGATGG TTACTTTCAAGAGGTACTAGCATCGACCAAACTTTCACCAGAGGACACGGAAATACAGTTGCACAAGGATGGATCGTGGAGTACGCACATCAAGCAAAGCGAATCGCTCGATGACTCGGTTGGTAAAGTGGTGCAGAAAGTGGAAGTCATATCGGACGATATTG AAGTAATAACTACGGATCCTCCGAAACATAGCATTGTGGCACAGGCATCCGTCATCTCGACCAACGAACCCAGCTCGACGTCGGGTGAAACG GTCGATCTTACAATCAGTGATTCCGATGACGAtgctccgaaaaaaaaaccggcaaaCAATCGCTCGAACAGTAGCTCTAATAATCCAACATCCTCCTCATCTTCTGCCGCTCATGCTGGAACTTCCTCTGCTGGTAATGGTTCAGTTACTCGCTCAAAACTAAACG TTTCAGAGGATCCTTCATCATCAGTAATATCGCTTGATTCACCTTCCCCACCTTCGACACCGAATCCGTCACAAAATGGCAGCAATAACG ACGTTTCCTCGACCACCACACCGTCGTTGGCATACCATGCCCTgactcagcagcagcagtctgCTCTTGCTTCGGATCAGCTGAATTTCCAGTACAATCCTCTTGCCCTGCAAAG TTTGTATGATTATATCTCAAGGACATGA
- the LOC131266602 gene encoding E3 SUMO-protein ligase PIAS1 isoform X1 yields MRKTRQAAEFSELRDLVHQLRVSDLQQLLAENNISRSGRKSELIERVLILLRQNISVLRHKVRELHRKAQQEAQEVAAANSISAGSDQLAANVLQSVQNNPRAVQTLLASGGPHLNATTNGALVNNNIHGVSNSRTVPGMYQQQYNNAVTNDNRVSTVHGNGMEIPPYNFPVHNDVKLKKLAFFDVLATLLKPSTLMPSNNTQRNQEGSFYFHLTPQQAEDIALHRDYRNLSKVEHVIQVQLRFCLLETSCEQEDYFPPNIVVKVNNKLCTLPNPIPTNKPGVDPKRPPRPVNITPHVKISPLLANHISVSWNTEYNRCYAAACYLVRKLCSVTLLQRMKQKGVKAADYTRALIKEKLNEDADSEIATTMLKVSLICPLGKMRMTTPCRASTCSHLQCFDASLYLQMNERKPTWNCPVCDKPAVYDNLVIDGYFQEVLASTKLSPEDTEIQLHKDGSWSTHIKQSESLDDSVGKVVQKVEVISDDIEVITTDPPKHSIVAQASVISTNEPSSTSGETVDLTISDSDDDAPKKKPANNRSNSSSNNPTSSSSSAAHAGTSSAGNGSVTRSKLNVSEDPSSSVISLDSPSPPSTPNPSQNGSNNDVSSTTTPSLAYHALTQQQQSALASDQLNFQYNPLALQSLYDYISRT; encoded by the exons ATGAGAAAAACGCGGCAAGCCGCTGAATTTTCTGAACTGAGG GATTTGGTGCATCAACTCAGAGTGTCAGATCTACAACAGTTGCTTGCGGAGAATAACATCAGCCGTAGTGGTCGCAAATCCGAGTTGATAGAGCGGGTTCTTATATTGCTGCGACAAAATATTTCCGTACTGAGGCATAAAGTGCGTGAGTTGCATCGTAAAGC TCAACAGGAGGCGCAAGAGGTGGCGGCCGCGAACAGCATCTCGGCAGGGTCGGATCAGCTCGCAGCCAACGTATTGCAGTCGGTGCAAAACAATCCACGAGCAGTGCAAACGCTGTTAGCCTCTGGTGGGCCCCATCTCAACGCCACCACTAACGGTGCTCTCGTCAACAACAATATTCACGGTGTAAGCAACTCCCGTACGGTTCCAGGGATGTACCAGCAGCAGTACAATAACGCCGTAACAAACGACAACCGCGTCAGTACGGTACATGgcaatggaatggaaattcCTCCTTACAATTTCCCAGTACACAACGATGTGAAGCTTAAAAAGCTTGCCTTTTTCGATGTCCTGGCCACGCTGCTGAAACCATCCACGCTAATGCCCAGCAATAACACGCAGCGTAACCAAGAAGGATCGTTTTACTTCCATCTAACGCCGCAGCAAGCGGAGGACATCGCACTTCACCGGGACTACCGTAATCTGTCTAAAGTTGAGCACGTCATACAAGTACAGTTGCGGTTTTGTCTACTTGAGACATCGTGCGAGCAAGAGGACTACTTCCCGCCGAATATTGTAGTGAAAGTGAACAATAAGCTCTGCACCCTGCCG AACCCCATTCCTACCAACAAACCTGGCGTCGACCCAAAAAGACCACCGAGGCCAGTAAACATAACACCACACGTGAAGATATCGCCGCTGTTGGCAAATCACATCTCCGTCTCTTGGAACACGGAGTACAATCGGTGTTACGCGGCCGCCTGTTATTTGGTGCGCAAATTATGCTCCGTTACGCTGCTGCAGCGCATGAAGCAAAAAGGTGTCAAGGCAGCGGACTATACGCGTGCGCTGA tcAAAGAAAAACTCAACGAGGACGCAGACTCGGAAATAGCTACTACGATGCTAAAAGTGTCATTGATTTGTCCTCTCGGAAAAATGCGCATGACTACTCCATGCCG AGCTTCCACCTGCTCTCATCTTCAGTGCTTCGATGCTTCATTGTATCTACAGATGAATGAAAGGAAACCTACCTGGAATTGTCCGGTGTGTGACAAACCGGCGGTATATGACAATTTAGTGATCGATGG TTACTTTCAAGAGGTACTAGCATCGACCAAACTTTCACCAGAGGACACGGAAATACAGTTGCACAAGGATGGATCGTGGAGTACGCACATCAAGCAAAGCGAATCGCTCGATGACTCGGTTGGTAAAGTGGTGCAGAAAGTGGAAGTCATATCGGACGATATTG AAGTAATAACTACGGATCCTCCGAAACATAGCATTGTGGCACAGGCATCCGTCATCTCGACCAACGAACCCAGCTCGACGTCGGGTGAAACG GTCGATCTTACAATCAGTGATTCCGATGACGAtgctccgaaaaaaaaaccggcaaaCAATCGCTCGAACAGTAGCTCTAATAATCCAACATCCTCCTCATCTTCTGCCGCTCATGCTGGAACTTCCTCTGCTGGTAATGGTTCAGTTACTCGCTCAAAACTAAACG TTTCAGAGGATCCTTCATCATCAGTAATATCGCTTGATTCACCTTCCCCACCTTCGACACCGAATCCGTCACAAAATGGCAGCAATAACG ACGTTTCCTCGACCACCACACCGTCGTTGGCATACCATGCCCTgactcagcagcagcagtctgCTCTTGCTTCGGATCAGCTGAATTTCCAGTACAATCCTCTTGCCCTGCAAAG TTTGTATGATTATATCTCAAGGACATGA